A window of Ipomoea triloba cultivar NCNSP0323 chromosome 2, ASM357664v1 contains these coding sequences:
- the LOC116010467 gene encoding NAC domain-containing protein JA2L-like has protein sequence MGVKDMDPLTQLSLPPGFRFYPTDEELLVQYLCRKVAGHDFSLQIIGDIDLYKFDPWDLPSRANFGEKEWYFFSPRDRKYPNGSRPNRVAGTGYWKATGTDKIITTEGRKVGIKKALVFYVGKAPKGTKTNWIMHEYRLCEAPRKTGSARLDEWVLCRIYKKNSSAAAAAAQKPVSGVQSKDYSHGSSSSSSSQFDDMLESLPEINDQYFSLPRINSLKNLNLQQDDKSSILRLNSGSFDWATLAGINSIPELGPGNQIPQSGHLNHANPADIYGGHSMALSFPVDDEAQSGIRVENNSGIYQPQNPNAFTHNFSNLLDPYGIRYANQPGSLAFRQ, from the exons atgGGTGTGAAAGATATGGACCCGCTTACGCAGCTGAGTTTGCCGCCGGGTTTCCGGTTTTACCCGACAGACGAGGAGCTTTTGGTGCAGTACTTGTGTAGAAAGGTGGCTGGGCATGACTTTTCTCTGCAGATCATCGGAGACATCGACTTGTACAAGTTTGATCCCTGGGATCTTCCTA GTAGGGCGAATTTCGGGGAAAAAGAATGGTATTTTTTCAGTCCACGAGATCGGAAATATCCGAATGGGTCGAGGCCGAATAGAGTCGCCGGTACGGGCTACTGGAAAGCCACCGGAACCGACAAGATAATAACAACCGAAGGACGGAAAGTTGGGATCAAGAAAGCCCTTGTTTTCTACGTGGGTAAAGCACCAAAAGGAACAAAGACTAATTGGATTATGCATGAATATAGGCTTTGTGAAGCACCCAGGAAGACCGGAAGTGCAAGG CTTGATGAATGGGTGCTATGTCGGATTTACAAGAAGAATTCAagtgcggcggcggcggcggctcaGAAGCCGGTTTCTGGAGTTCAGAGCAAAGATTACAGCCATGGCTCCTCCTCCTCATCTTCATCTCAGTTCGACGACATGCTGGAATCTTTGCCGGAAATTAACGACCAGTACTTTAGCTTGCCCAGAATCAACTCGTTAAAGAATCTTAATCTTCAACAAGACGACAAGTCAAGTATCCTACGTTTGAACTCCGGGAGTTTTGACTGGGCCACCTTAGCCGGGATCAACTCCATACCCGAATTGGGTCCGGGCAATCAAATTCCACAATCGGGTCATCTGAACCACGCCAACCCGGCTGACATTTATGGCGGGCATTCAATGGCATTGAGTTTTCCTGTAGACGATGAAGCGCAGAGCGGAATTCGGGTCGAGAATAATTCGGGTATCTACCAGCCGCAAAACCCGAACGCGTTCACTCACAACTTCTCCAATTTACTTGACCCGTATGGAATCCGATATGCCAACCAACCGGGTAGCTTAGCGTTCAGGCAGTAA
- the LOC116011137 gene encoding ABC transporter G family member 9 isoform X1 has protein sequence MSATDQREATLRNTMETATEMADIEAPTTQANPQLGSHTSSIFKKANRPVTLKFENVVYKVKPARKQGFSLLKPKKQKSDESEKIILKGVTGIVFPGEVLAMLGPSGSGKTTLLTALGGRLGGHLGGTITYNAKPFSNAMKRNTGFVTQDDILYPHLTVTETLVFTALLRLPRTLTKQEKINQAEAVITQLGLTKCKNSIIGGVHLRGISGGERKRVSIGQEMLINPSLLFLDEPTSGLDSTTAQRIVSTLWELSKGGRTIVMTIHQPSSRLFYLFHKVLLLCEGNPLYFGKGSDAMSYFSSVGFSPSVAMNPSDFLLDLANGITGDDSQADPATVKESLVCAFKTNLLESLKRELHELNDDDVASSGVDHKQFKRWAIPWWEQFSVLLKRGLKQRKYESFSGLKVGQVLAVALLTGALWWKSTDLQDQVGLLFFSSSFWGFFPLFQAIFTFPAEKMMLHKERSSGMYKLSSFFMARTVGDLPMELVLPTVFIIITYWMAGLKSTALNFFSALSVILLCVLVCQGLGLAIGAFVMDQKSATTLGSVIMLSFLLAGGFYVRHVPNFISWIKYISIGQYTYKLLLESQYKVGETYPCSSGSGVCLVEDHPAIKKAGLGQHVILSVVALLVMLVGYRLLAYVALMRVGRTK, from the exons ATGTCGGCAACAGATCAACGAGAAGCAACGCTGAGAAATACAATGGAGACCGCGACGGAGATGGCCGACATAGAGGCCCCCACCACCCAAGCCAACCCCCAACTGGGATCCCATACTTCTTCCATCTTCAAGAAAGCCAATCGTCCTGTTACTTTGAAG TTTGAGAATGTGGTTTACAAGGTGAAGCCGGCCCGAAAACAAGGATTCAGTTTACTGAAACCCAAGAAACAAAAATCCGATGAATCCGAGAAAATAATCTTGAAAGGGGTGACGGGGATTGTGTTTCCCGGCGAAGTTCTTGCCATGCTCGGCCCTTCCGGCAGCGGGAAGACCACTCTACTAACCGCATTGGGAGGCCGACTGGGCGGCCATCTCGGCGGGACCATAACCTACAACGCCAAACCGTTTTCAAACGCCATGAAGCGCAACACCGGGTTTGTTACCCAGGATGACATCTTGTACCCTCACCTCACCGTCACGGAGACGCTAGTCTTCACGGCGCTGCTCCGTTTGCCCAGGACTTTAACTAAACAGGAAAAGATTAATCAAGCGGAGGCCGTGATTACGCAGCTTGGGTTGACGAAGTGCAAGAACAGCATCATAGGTGGTGTCCATTTGAGAGGGATTTCCgggggagagagaaagagggtTAGTATAGGACAAGAAATGCTGATAAACCCTAGCCTGCTTTTCTTGGATGAACCGACATCTGGGCTGGACTCCACCACCGCTCAGCGGATAGTGTCCACGTTGTGGGAGCTTAGTAAGGGTGGGAGAACAATCGTGATGACCATCCATCAACCTTCGAGCAGGTTGTTTTACTTGTTCCATAAAGTGCTTTTGTTGTGTGAAGGAAACCCCTTGTATTTTGGGAAGGGATCAGACGCCATGAGTTATTTCTCCAGCGTTGGATTTTCCCCCTCAGTCGCCATGAATCCCTCAGACTTCTTGTTAGACCTCGCAAATG GTATTACGGGTGATGATTCGCAGGCGGATCCAGCGACAGTGAAAGAGAGCTTAGTTTGCGCTTTTAAGACCAATTTGCTAGAATCTTTGAAGAGGGAACTACATGAACTTAATGACGACGATGTGGCTTCGAGCGGCGTAGACCATAAGCAATTCAAGCGATGGGCAATACCGTGGTGGGAACAATTCTCAGTGTTGTTGAAAAGGGGATTGAAACAGCGAAAGTACGAGTCCTTCTCGGGCCTGAAAGTAGGCCAAGTTTTGGCTGTAGCCCTTCTCACCGGGGCTTTATGGTGGAAATCCACCGACTTGCAAGATCAG GTTGGGCTTCTGTTTTTCTCGTCATCATTCTGGGGATTCTTCCCACTCTTCCAAGCAATCTTCACATTCCCAGCAGAAAAAATGATGCTTCACAAGGAAAGATCTTCAGGAATGTACAAACTCTCATCATTCTTCATGGCAAGAACAGTGGGCGACCTTCCAATGGAGCTAGTCCTTCCAACAGTCTTCATCATAATAACATACTGGATGGCTGGTCTAAAATCCACCGCCCTCAACTTCTTCTCCGCCTTATCAGTCATCCTCCTCTGCGTATTAGTCTGCCAGGGCCTCGGCCTCGCCATCGGAGCCTTCGTAATGGACCAGAAATCCGCCACAACCCTCGGATCAGTGATCATGCTATCATTCCTCCTAGCCGGAGGGTTTTACGTGCGCCACGTGCCCAACTTCATATCATGGATCAAGTACATATCAATCGGGCAATATACGTATAAATTGTTGTTGGAGTCGCAGTACAAGGTGGGGGAGACATATCCTTGTTCGTCCGGGTCAGGGGTTTGTTTGGTTGAGGATCATCCTGCAATTAAGAAAGCAGGGCTAGGGCAACATGTAATCTTATCAGTGGTGGCATTGCTTGTCATGTTGGTAGGATAcaggttacttgcttatgtAGCCCTAATGAGGGTTGGGAGAACCAAGTAG
- the LOC116011137 gene encoding ABC transporter G family member 9 isoform X2 — METATEMADIEAPTTQANPQLGSHTSSIFKKANRPVTLKFENVVYKVKPARKQGFSLLKPKKQKSDESEKIILKGVTGIVFPGEVLAMLGPSGSGKTTLLTALGGRLGGHLGGTITYNAKPFSNAMKRNTGFVTQDDILYPHLTVTETLVFTALLRLPRTLTKQEKINQAEAVITQLGLTKCKNSIIGGVHLRGISGGERKRVSIGQEMLINPSLLFLDEPTSGLDSTTAQRIVSTLWELSKGGRTIVMTIHQPSSRLFYLFHKVLLLCEGNPLYFGKGSDAMSYFSSVGFSPSVAMNPSDFLLDLANGITGDDSQADPATVKESLVCAFKTNLLESLKRELHELNDDDVASSGVDHKQFKRWAIPWWEQFSVLLKRGLKQRKYESFSGLKVGQVLAVALLTGALWWKSTDLQDQVGLLFFSSSFWGFFPLFQAIFTFPAEKMMLHKERSSGMYKLSSFFMARTVGDLPMELVLPTVFIIITYWMAGLKSTALNFFSALSVILLCVLVCQGLGLAIGAFVMDQKSATTLGSVIMLSFLLAGGFYVRHVPNFISWIKYISIGQYTYKLLLESQYKVGETYPCSSGSGVCLVEDHPAIKKAGLGQHVILSVVALLVMLVGYRLLAYVALMRVGRTK; from the exons ATGGAGACCGCGACGGAGATGGCCGACATAGAGGCCCCCACCACCCAAGCCAACCCCCAACTGGGATCCCATACTTCTTCCATCTTCAAGAAAGCCAATCGTCCTGTTACTTTGAAG TTTGAGAATGTGGTTTACAAGGTGAAGCCGGCCCGAAAACAAGGATTCAGTTTACTGAAACCCAAGAAACAAAAATCCGATGAATCCGAGAAAATAATCTTGAAAGGGGTGACGGGGATTGTGTTTCCCGGCGAAGTTCTTGCCATGCTCGGCCCTTCCGGCAGCGGGAAGACCACTCTACTAACCGCATTGGGAGGCCGACTGGGCGGCCATCTCGGCGGGACCATAACCTACAACGCCAAACCGTTTTCAAACGCCATGAAGCGCAACACCGGGTTTGTTACCCAGGATGACATCTTGTACCCTCACCTCACCGTCACGGAGACGCTAGTCTTCACGGCGCTGCTCCGTTTGCCCAGGACTTTAACTAAACAGGAAAAGATTAATCAAGCGGAGGCCGTGATTACGCAGCTTGGGTTGACGAAGTGCAAGAACAGCATCATAGGTGGTGTCCATTTGAGAGGGATTTCCgggggagagagaaagagggtTAGTATAGGACAAGAAATGCTGATAAACCCTAGCCTGCTTTTCTTGGATGAACCGACATCTGGGCTGGACTCCACCACCGCTCAGCGGATAGTGTCCACGTTGTGGGAGCTTAGTAAGGGTGGGAGAACAATCGTGATGACCATCCATCAACCTTCGAGCAGGTTGTTTTACTTGTTCCATAAAGTGCTTTTGTTGTGTGAAGGAAACCCCTTGTATTTTGGGAAGGGATCAGACGCCATGAGTTATTTCTCCAGCGTTGGATTTTCCCCCTCAGTCGCCATGAATCCCTCAGACTTCTTGTTAGACCTCGCAAATG GTATTACGGGTGATGATTCGCAGGCGGATCCAGCGACAGTGAAAGAGAGCTTAGTTTGCGCTTTTAAGACCAATTTGCTAGAATCTTTGAAGAGGGAACTACATGAACTTAATGACGACGATGTGGCTTCGAGCGGCGTAGACCATAAGCAATTCAAGCGATGGGCAATACCGTGGTGGGAACAATTCTCAGTGTTGTTGAAAAGGGGATTGAAACAGCGAAAGTACGAGTCCTTCTCGGGCCTGAAAGTAGGCCAAGTTTTGGCTGTAGCCCTTCTCACCGGGGCTTTATGGTGGAAATCCACCGACTTGCAAGATCAG GTTGGGCTTCTGTTTTTCTCGTCATCATTCTGGGGATTCTTCCCACTCTTCCAAGCAATCTTCACATTCCCAGCAGAAAAAATGATGCTTCACAAGGAAAGATCTTCAGGAATGTACAAACTCTCATCATTCTTCATGGCAAGAACAGTGGGCGACCTTCCAATGGAGCTAGTCCTTCCAACAGTCTTCATCATAATAACATACTGGATGGCTGGTCTAAAATCCACCGCCCTCAACTTCTTCTCCGCCTTATCAGTCATCCTCCTCTGCGTATTAGTCTGCCAGGGCCTCGGCCTCGCCATCGGAGCCTTCGTAATGGACCAGAAATCCGCCACAACCCTCGGATCAGTGATCATGCTATCATTCCTCCTAGCCGGAGGGTTTTACGTGCGCCACGTGCCCAACTTCATATCATGGATCAAGTACATATCAATCGGGCAATATACGTATAAATTGTTGTTGGAGTCGCAGTACAAGGTGGGGGAGACATATCCTTGTTCGTCCGGGTCAGGGGTTTGTTTGGTTGAGGATCATCCTGCAATTAAGAAAGCAGGGCTAGGGCAACATGTAATCTTATCAGTGGTGGCATTGCTTGTCATGTTGGTAGGATAcaggttacttgcttatgtAGCCCTAATGAGGGTTGGGAGAACCAAGTAG
- the LOC116010174 gene encoding uncharacterized protein LOC116010174 produces MDQQRNAKLWHNSTIIPVSSTLFKARNFLFDWRASTANSTPSLTNRNQDPGNWSKPQAGFLKLNVDAAINKEIAQMGFGHVLRDDNGAFVAARGVPWRGVFSPREAEAVAVREALSWIKNLHYDKVYVETDSLLVMQALNAIEGDSYFHLVIRDIKNMLCEFTHVFLNFAKRSANRAAHELARQPVSLPDCTEWFVNPPPIICNALSLDVI; encoded by the exons ATGGATCAA CAAAGAAATGCCAAATTATGGCATAACAGTACCATTATTCCTGTGTCTTCAACTTTATTCAAAGCTAGGAATTTCCTTTTTGATTGGAGGGCATCAACTGCAAATAGCACACCAAGTTTAACCAATAGAAACCAAGATCCAGGGAATTGGTCCAAACCTCAAGCAGGTTTCTTGAAACTCAATGTAGATGCAGCCATTAATAAAGAAATTGCTCAAATGGGTTTTGGACATGTTTTAAGGGATGACAACGGAGCTTTCGTTGCTGCTAGAGGTGTTCCATGGAGAGGGGTTTTCTCACCTAGGGAAGCAGAAGCAGTGGCGGTAAGAGAAGCTTTAAGCTGGATTAAGAATCTACATTATGATAAAGTTTATGTTGAGACTGATTCTCTGTTAGTTATGCAAGCCTTAAATGCTATTGAAGGAGACTCTTACTTCCATCTAGTTATTAGGGATATCAAAAACATGTTGTGTGAGTTTACACATGTGTTTTTAAATTTCGCTAAACGATCAGCGAATCGGGCAGCTCATGAGTTAGCTAGGCAGCCCGTTTCTTTGCCTGATTGTACGGAGTGGTTTGTTAACCCTCCCCCTATCATCTGTAATGCTTTGTCTTTAGatgtcatttaa